CACAAGGGATGGACAGAaagtgaaagaggtggGTCCCGCTACGTAATTACTGGAAGTTATTGCTTAATCGCGATGTCAATATCATAGTGCACTGTCGAGCAGGATATGTCTGCCCTGCTTCTTTAGCTTGCGTCCCAACTCCGGCGGATTGTCCTTGCCCTTATCCGTAAGTCAAACGAACAGTGTCCAAGAAGTAACCTCTGACTATCATTTCGCAGTGAGGATATCAAATGTGTCATTCCTGACAACCGATCTAGAGATGAGGGCGAAGGACCACCTTTCGTTTGCGTGAGAGGTGACACGGGCTGCGCTCAGGTCATGGAATTTTCAAAACCAATATGATGAGTCTCTAATGCATGATGTATGTATATGTTAATCCATAGGTGCAGTTCTAGTATACAGGAAAGTTGAGGTCAACCTCGCGACTCCAAGCCTTCAATCCTCCTCTAACGTCCCTTACCCTAACATCTTCCTGGGAATCGAGAGCCTTGCGAAGGGCCGATGCGGCAATCTGAGAATCGTTTCCTCTACGGCAGATAAAAATGACATCGGGAGTCAATTGAACATCGCTCGGATTTGAGAGGATGGTAGGTAATGGCATATCTGCGACGAATCAGGCCTTGATGGTCACGTTGGGTGTGGAGAACCTACTTATAGAGCCTGGGATGGAACAAATCCCAAACTCGACTTGGGGCCTCGTGTCAATGACCGTCACTTTGGACTTGTGAAGCTGTAACAAGTCATCAAGTTCCTTGTTGCGTATCAATCAGCCAAATTCGAATCTTTCTAAGCTGTACTCACCTGCACATTTATTCTATGATTATTCTGACCAACTACTAATCCCGTCTCATCATTCGTTTCTGGTCCGCCAGCACAGAAAGATTCGTATCCGAATacatccaaatcatccgTTATGGTAGCGTTGGGTCCACAAGTTATGCATTTTGCCGATGGGGGCTTTATGCGTATCGTCCGTATTAGAGGATTAGACCCgaggtgatgaaggtgtAGAAGAGGCTCTGGATCTACGGATGTTTCGATCAGTTTGTTTTCTTGTCGAACACTACAGCCgaactcaccttctttcccgaCGATCAACTTGATAGCCTCGCCAGCCATGCCAATACCGATCATGCCGGTAACGACACCCCATACTCCTTGCTCGTCACATGTTTTTACACTTCCTGGCAAGATGCTAGGCCATATGCATCTGTAACAAGCTCTACGTTTTCCAGACTTTGTCTTGCCTCCATAAACAGCCCATTGCCCTGCCGACGAAATAGCGGCTCCTGAAATGAGGGGTACGTCTAATCTGACAGCCGCGTCGGAAAGTAAATAACGTGTCAACGGCCGGTCGGTACAGTCAAGGATCATAGAGTATGGCCGAAGAAGATCTAATGCTGTAGAAGGTGTGACTGGAACGGGTTGAGGGATGAGGTTAATCTTGTTATTGAGACTACATATGACCAGTGTCAGCATATACCAGATTATAAAAACACCAATGCTGACGCTCGAAGTGCTTGACAGGCTGATTCGGCTTTATTCATGCCTACTCGGTCCGTGGTATGCAGTATTTGTCTATGAAGGTTGCTCATACTAACAGTGTCGTGGTCGATGATACCGATCGTACCTTTCAATGATGTCAATACTCGTTCTTTGTGATTGATATGTCCTGTCTCAATGCAGCTTACCAACACCAGCACCGGCAAGGTACTGCAGTACAGGGCATCCCAACCCGCCAGCGCCTACAACTGCAACTTTTGCATTCTTTAGATTCACTTGCCCTATAGACAGGGTCAGCTTCTGCTCCTTTTGTCAAGCTTAACTTGCTTACCTGGCAAACCAAAGTCAGGCATGATCATTTGGCGTCCATATCGCTCATACTCTTCTGGCTCTAATGGTAACCTCTCTACAGCAGTCCTtcttgaggatgatgcttcGTGGGTTAATTGCATGTTTGGACGTGATATATGATCAATCGTGGACAAATGCTCGCAACTTTCAACTTATCAGAACGAGCAAACAGGCACGAAATGCCAGCCCGCGGAGACGTTGTACACTCCGCTCGGCCTACAACTTCGTCGCGAAGTGAACGAAGAACAACTGTCAACAGCAACGAACAACGAACGAATATCTTCGAATAGCCAACCcctgtccttctccacaaTTATAAAAAGGCTGTAGGATCTAAAATTACCAAAAATGGCTACGACTTCTTCGTCCAAGCAAATGGAGGTTAATCCTCGAGGTATCCCAAGAGCACCTTTTGTCGTAAGCCAAGATTTCAAAGTGCAGGGCTCGTATCTTGAACTCCTGGCTGACAAGTGCATTGGTAGGACAATGTTGATGAGTACGTGGGTGGTAAGGATGCCGAAGTCCAAACTACCATTAAGAAGTTCGAGGAAACCACCGCGTATGTGGTTTTGCAAGTCTGAATAGACAACATTTCACTGACTGTCTTGATCATGAAGTAAATACCGGTACATGGAAATCTCCTTGCAACAACGCCGGAAAGCTCTCCTCGGTAAGATTCCCGACATTACGCAAACCCTTCAGGTAGTCAAGTACCTTCACCAGCGCCGTCAGAAGGCTCTCGGGCAGCctgtagaggaagaaaagctcagcgacgatgaagatgacctCGATGATCtcgttgatgaggaggagaaaaaggaggaagagcctATGAAGACTCTTTTTGAGCTCAACGATACATTATATGCGGAAGCAGAGATCATCGAAACTGGAGAAGTTGGGCTGTGGCTCGGCGTATGTGTATCATTTTACGAATATATGACAGTCACTGATTACCGACATACATGACGCAGGCGAACACAATGTTGATGTATCCTCTGGAAGAAGCAATCGATTTACTGTCAGGCAAGCTCGCAGCCGCCCAAAAATCCCAGGACGAAACTATAGAGGATCTTGAGTGGTTGAGGGAACAGATCACTGTGATGGAAGTCAACTTCGCAAGGGTACACAACGTGAGCAGTCTCTTTTTTCGCTAGGAGGGGTTTGCTCATACCTAGCGCCTACAGTGGGATGTTAAGAGAcggagagaaaagggacAGATCGCTCAGCAGTCcggtcttcttccttctggtAAGGGAGATGACAAAGACGACTCTGAAGACGAACGGGACTAAGTATGTTATATGGATCAATATAACTTGTGACATTCTTCTATGTCTGCTCTGCTGCCTATAGCTCATTGGTGCATGACGGACGTGACAGGGTGTGCTGAATTACTATGGGGAATTTGCGGTCAATTACTGTACTAAATGCTGCTATATAATAAGAGATAATATCTTGCGCACGACTAATACCATCCATTGCGGAAAATCAGCATAGGTAAATTACGCCAAAATGCACTGAACTCCTGCTGCAGGCCTTTGATGGCCCCGACGAGTTGTTTTCGAACGTTTTGTCGGTTATCAACGAGTTGGGACTTGATTTgctgcatcatcatctgggGAGCTTTACCGGGGTTCCATATGGGTAGTTGCTGAATCAAGTTATGGCGATGGCGGTTCTGTGAGACCAGAAGAGATTACTGTTTATGAGGCAGTGTTTGGTGAGTCAAGGGTGCAGGAAAGGATCTATGATGGGATACACCAGGTGGTGGGGGCGGTCAAAAAGTGTGACGTCCAAAAGTATGGAGGTTAATAGTATCGCGAACGGTCAGATGATGGCTGGGGAGATAGAAGAGTAAAGTGAAGGTTGTGTAGTAGCATGGGAATGCGGCTGCCGAGAGGTatgtggagaagagagagggtgCGAAGATAAATTGGCGTCGCAGGTAGAAGCATCTATAAGTACGTAGGGGGAATTGTGCAAGATGTACGGGGAAAAGAATGATCGACGATTGCGAACAGATTTGTCAGAATTTCGCTTAGTGAGAAAGGTATCGGTTTGCTTGCCTCTCTTGCAATCCCATACTAGCATTCGTATCTTACCTTCTGACAAACTAATTCGCCTCGGCAGGGAACCGAAAAGTGTCAGGCTTTTCTGCTGCTATCTCTTCTTTATTCATTCATGTTGCTTTTTCTTGCTTGGGCAGTCAATGTCGGGTCGTGAGTGGTAATGAGTAAATAGTAAATAAACGTGAATTATACATTGTCAGTCGCATatattcctttcttctcagGTTAGGGCAGCGATATCCTTCCAGGTCATTATGTCCCTTTCTTCTGGCTCTTGCTTATGGTAGGACTCCGAGAAACTGGGAAGTCATCTTCCCCACAAAGCAactcccttttcctcggATTCTACTCCTCTGGGCTTGCATCGATGTTATATGCGCATGTTCTACCGCCTCCTCATATCCGATCAACAAGTCTAATCAATGCTAGGTATTGCTTAGCAGTCAAAAGCATGGGAATATATTATGCGGGGTGGTTACGGTGACAATTGCCCTCCTATTTTCCACCCAAGGGAACAATCTCCGTCGAAATAGTCAGCGTCTGAAGTTCCCATAACTCGGCAGAGCTTGCCAGAATGTATTTGACCTTTGGACATTGTAGACTGTTCTGTTATGCACCATGTCCacatttcctcttctttggcatAGGACTTTATTTAGGAACTATTGATCAACCATCactgttcttcttgatttCTACCACAGCTTTGGTACTGCAGCTCTTGATGTTCTGTGATCTGCAGCCTGCAGCATTGCGGCGTCCGGCCCCACTTGTATTTCTCCTAGCTTCAGTTCCGAAAgtggggaggggggggggagggggggggTTTACAAACGTCGATGGCCAGTCAACCTCCAGGTGTACCGCAGCGACGCCTTTATTGCGGGTCCGAAACCATCTCAACAACATTTTGAGACTATTGTTGGGGCccctccttgccctttAACCTTTTCAGTATCCTCAGAACATTTTTGATGTGTACGTGTGTGTGTCATCAACCGTCAAACACGAGGTCCTAACAAACAAATTAACAACCACAATCCAAAAGTCATGTCAAGATGGAATTTCCATTCATTCCACTACTTCTCGGACCTTTTGATGACTAAAGGCCCAGTGGAAGAGATCCATTACTTGATATTTGAGGTTTGATGTGTGCCATTCCGCATCCCAAACTGCAGTGGTACAATACGAGTATCAAATGCAGTGATTGTGTTTTCGAGAGCGTTACAAAGCGAGGGAATCCTTGTTCTGGGCTGTTCAGTTTATGGCTGGAAAGCAACGGACCAGGACCGTCGGCTACCAACCATCAGCTGCTCAAGCATAACCACTGCGCACGCCCTGCCCTGCATGTGAGGATCAAGCGGGCATACAGTAGCCAAGTGGTGCATGCCTTCGCCCTTTTGCCTGCTTCTTTGCACTCAGTGCTCAGATCTGGTACTTCGGAGGCTAGCATTGATTACTGGGCACATGGACGGAATAATCGTTAACCAATGCCTATAATGAATCAATCCATAACAGGAATCCATCTATCTTGGGGCTGAAGAACCTGCATTCTTTATTTCAAGTTAGAACATGGACCGCGAGCGGATTCGATTCATGACTTACCAAAACCTGAAGAGACGAGTTGAAGTTGAGGACTGTTGAAAGAGGCATCGCGCGTCATGTATAGCAACTACTCCGTTACCTCCGCATATTCGGAATTCGTAAGCATGTAAATCACCCTCGGAAATCCCAAAAGGCACTACCAAACGAGATGTCCATACCACTGTAAATCACTTTTATAATGTATAATCTGATTCGAAAAACGGGTATATAGcatctcctcatcacaCACTAGTAAAGAACTAGAAAGCccaaaggcaaaaaaaTGATAAAAGAACACTACACTTTTGATGAGTCCAACACATCCAATAACGCCCTTCGACCTGCTACTTCTGACTGTCTATCAACCCCCGCCAAACTGTTTAAAATATGAGGAACGGGAGAAAAGTGAAAATAGAAATTAAAATGAAAATGCTAAGAGTCATTCTTCTAGGATCATGTGATTGATGCAAATAATGGCGGCGGTTGAACGTCCTCGGACGACAGAGCGCGGCAAAGATACTTTATACTTGTGAATGAAATATGTGGAAAACGTTTTTGTTCGTAAGAGCCATGCAAAAAAGATGATATGTTGGGAAATCATGCGAGATGATTAATCGAGCAAGGGAGAATGGAAACCAATTTATTTGAGCAGCTCCTTGATAGCATGTTGAGCATAGGCGGCGTTAGTCTTGGATTGCTTAGAAGCGttcctgctcctgccaCTGGTGATAGCCTCTTGAATCCAGTTTTGTGTGATTTGGTCCTTGATATTGTTCTTGAATGCGCTGGCAAAGTCACCGATGAGACCGAGAGAGGCACTGCAGAAGCCTTCGGAGCGGTCCTCGTCGGCCCAACAGgtttgaaggaaagaaagaataCCAGGAGCGTAGGGGAGCATGGTACCAGCTACATCAAAGTCAGTTTTTTTAGTTCTACAAAAGGAAATAAAATCGACTCACCCTCAGAATCCTTGAAACCGTTCATGATACCAATAAAGGCATCA
Above is a window of Cryptococcus tetragattii IND107 chromosome 1, whole genome shotgun sequence DNA encoding:
- a CDS encoding long chronological lifespan protein 2: MNFVLLALAILSFPLAFAQFGHFFQQGFPFGGGFQQQQQQQEQHAPGRQHKGWTESERVHCRAGYVCPASLACVPTPADCPCPYPEDIKCVIPDNRSRDEGEGPPFVCVRGDTGCAQVMEFSKPI